Genomic window (Paenibacillus sp. PK3_47):
CGAGCAGGCCGCTTACGCTTCTGCCAGCACCGGCTATCTGCCGACACGCCTGTCTTCCCTGGATACAGATCTGATGAAAGAGACCATAGCTGCCTTCCCGGGCTACCAGGTCGCTTCCGATCAGCTGGAATTCAGCAAAATGCGTCCAATGACCGGCGCTTACCATGAAATCGAGGACCTGATGGGCACCCGGATCAACGACATCTGGATTGATAACCTGAACATCCAGGAGAGCCTGGATAAGCTTGCCGAAGAAATCAATGGGATACTGAACCGTTAATTTCAAGGTAAAGCACGTAAGCAGCATTAGCAGCCGTCCCTTTCCGGGGCGGTTTTTTAATTCAATCTGACAAATGTAACAATAATTTAATAATTTAAATTAATGTATATTTATTGTTTTACAATATATTACGTGTTAGAATCATGACTATCAAAGGAGGAGAATAACCTGTCATGAAAACCACAAAGCTGAATCCATTCACCCAGCTGCTGCATTTCGGCTACCATCAGGCAATGAGCTGCATTTTTCCGGTGGCCATCTTTGGCACCTTAGCCCTCTCCAGTGCAGTTGACATTCCCTTCGTACACCGTTATGATGCCATACTTCTTGTGCTGCTGACCGTTCAGTATCTGATGTACCGCAGCGGACTGGAGACCCTGGATGAGATCAAGGTGATCTGTGTCTTTCACGTGATTGGTCTGATTCTCGAGATTTATAAAATAAGAATGGGTTCCTGGTCATACCCTGAGCCGGGGTTTACCAAAGTTTTCGGAGTTCCGCTCTACAGCGGCTTTATGTACGCCAGTGTTGCCAGCTTTATGTGCCAGATCTGGCGCAGGCTGAGGATGGATATGACCGGCTGGCCGGGCCTGCTTCCTGCGGGTATGCTCGGAGGAGCCATCTACCTGAATTTTTTCACCCATCACTTTATTCCGGACTTCCGCTGGTGGCTGACGGCGCTTGTGCTGATCGTCTTCTGGAGAACCTGGATCATCTACCGGGTGCGCACGGTCACTTACCGGATGCCGCTGACGCTGGCCTTTGCCATTGTAGGTTTTTTTATCTGGCTGGCCGAGAATATCGCCACCTTTTTCAATGCCTGGAAGTATCCTGACCAGAATCAGGCCTGGCAGATGGTCAGCTTCAGCAAGATCAGCTCGTGGTTTCTGCTTGTGATAATCAGCGTAATCATTGTTGCACAGCTTAAGCATGTGAAGGCAGGGCGGGGAGATCATTCAGTGAACACTGCAAGACGGGAGGCGTGAAAACGGCTGCCGTTTTTTTCTGGCTGAAGGAGGAAATGCAGAGCGGTTGACTTTTAAATATCCCGGCTATAATATAGGAATGAATATTCATTCCGAAAATGAGGTGAAGCAATGGCAAAGAACAAGCAGGAAGATATTTATGCTGCGGCCATGCAGTTATTTGCAGCCCGCGGCTATGACGGGACGACTGTGCCGATGATTGCCGAGCAGGCCAAAGTCGGGGCGGGGACGATCTACCGGTATTTTGAGAACAAGGAAGCGCTCGTGAATTCACTGATCACCCAGTGTGTGCTTAAGCTCTCCGAAGCGATCAGGACCGGCTATCCGGAGCATTTGCCCATACGGGAGCAGTTCACGCACATTTACAGCCGGTTGTTTGATTATGCCAGAAACAATGTAGACGCCTTTCTGTTCATTAATGCTCATGATGATGCCTATTATCTGGACGGGAAGAGCAGGCAGGTGATCAATGAATTTATGGCTTTTGTC
Coding sequences:
- a CDS encoding DUF817 domain-containing protein codes for the protein MKTTKLNPFTQLLHFGYHQAMSCIFPVAIFGTLALSSAVDIPFVHRYDAILLVLLTVQYLMYRSGLETLDEIKVICVFHVIGLILEIYKIRMGSWSYPEPGFTKVFGVPLYSGFMYASVASFMCQIWRRLRMDMTGWPGLLPAGMLGGAIYLNFFTHHFIPDFRWWLTALVLIVFWRTWIIYRVRTVTYRMPLTLAFAIVGFFIWLAENIATFFNAWKYPDQNQAWQMVSFSKISSWFLLVIISVIIVAQLKHVKAGRGDHSVNTARREA
- a CDS encoding TetR/AcrR family transcriptional regulator, with amino-acid sequence MAKNKQEDIYAAAMQLFAARGYDGTTVPMIAEQAKVGAGTIYRYFENKEALVNSLITQCVLKLSEAIRTGYPEHLPIREQFTHIYSRLFDYARNNVDAFLFINAHDDAYYLDGKSRQVINEFMAFVGEAIERGQVENEIRQLPTCALIAIVYAPISMMIKQMQSNILIYSEELYKDLEDSAWNAIRNR